The Chiloscyllium plagiosum isolate BGI_BamShark_2017 chromosome 14, ASM401019v2, whole genome shotgun sequence genome segment tcctttctgacctatcaccatcacccccaccttcatctgcctattgcattcctagctaccttacccccagcaccaccccctccCAATTATTTTACTAGCCCCCTTGggtcaccccctcattcctgatgaagagcttatgctcgaaatgttgactctcttctgctcctcagatgctgcctgatcacctgtgcttttccagcgccacatgtttTGAGCTTAACAGTTCAGTCCAGATTGTCCCTGTCCCCGTCCCACACTGATTGGTCCCACCCCTGAAATTTTCACAGAGACAAAGCTGCAGTTTCAAATCAGCTACAatgcactttctctctctctctgtctctcacactctgtaTCACTATctgtggatggcacggtggcacagtggttagcactgctgcctcacagcgccagagacctgggttcaattcccgcctcaggcgactgactgtgtggagtttgcacattctccccgtgtctgtgtgggttacctctgagtgctctggtttcctcacacagtctaaaaatgtgcaggtcaggtgaattggccatgctaaattgcccatagtgttaggtgaaggggtaaatgtaagggattGGATATGGGTggttggcgggtcggtgtggacttgttgggccgaagtttccacactgtaagtaatctaattattaTCAATTTATCCCACTAGGGAACATAGAATTATCACACAGACTGACATAAGGTGAGAGTGGGACTGAAATTAACCAGTACAGTCAGCAAGTTTTACTGTTAATCAGCTTCTGAGAATGAATATCGATCATATAGTGAAGAAAGAGGTTGGTATGCTCTCTttttggacagagcattgagtattggagatgggaggttatgtttcagcactacaggatattagttaggccactgtgcaattctggtctccttcctatcgaaggatgttgtgaaacttgaaagggttcaggagggtttgagctatagggagaggctgaacaggctggggctgttttccctggagcgtcagaggctaagtggtgaccttatagaggttcataaaatcatgaggggtatggataggtttCCCtgtagtgggggagtccaaaactagagggcataggtttagggtgatagtggaaagatataaaagggatagaaggggcaacgctttcacacagagagtttgtgtgtgtgtggaatgagctgccagaggaaatggtggaagctggtacaattacaacatttaaaaggcatctggatgggtatatgaataggaagggtttagagggatatgggccaagtgctggcaaatgggactagattagtctaggatatctgattggcgtagacgagttggatcgaagggtctgtttccatgctgtacatctctatgactctatgacacttcaCTGAGAGACAGCAAATAATTACAGGGATCTGGAATCCAGTGGATGCTTGTTCATTGTACAAATGCTCATGAATTTATTTAACACACTCAACCTCCTGCCTGACAATGGAGTGAAGGACATTGCATGACTGTCCCATTTTCTCATCGACATTTCATCAGGAAAAACTGGGAATTAGCTGATGAACACAAACTGCATTAAAAGATGGTTCCAATCAGGGCAGTGTCATTGACTGTACACAGtatctgtctgtgtatgtctgtctctGTCAGGATGTCTCTGAGTGTGTTTGTATCTATCTCTGGCTGCAATGGACACACAGTGTCCTGAGGAGAAGtttgtatgaatgaatgaattaaaaagtgaTGAGTGTCTCTCTCATGCTTAAAGTGACACAATGCCAACCTCTGCTGGTCCTCTGGGGGGATGGATCAATCTCTGATCACATCCATCACACAGTCCTCCAGGGAGAATGGATTGATCCCTGATCACATCATGACCCAGTCCTCCAGGCTGTAAAAGTAAAATAAGTCAAAACCTTGGGCTggtatgggtggctcagtggttcgtactgctgcctcaaagcaccagggaccaatGTTCAATTATTTACTCTTTATAATTAGCAGGGAATTAGCTCAAATGATAGAGCGCTTACTCAGTATGCAAGAGGTAGCATTATTGATGCATGCATTCTCCAATGTTTACTCCCTTCAgcttaagagctgtgaggttatactgcagttcgatagagccctggttagaccacaattggaatatgtgttcagttctggtcacctcattgtaggaagaatgtggaggctttagaaagggtgcaaagggatttaccaggatgctgcctagattggaggatgtgaagaaggatgagaggtgacttgatagcggtgtacaggatgatgagaggcataagagagtggatagccagactTTTCCCaagacagaaatggctatcacgagggggcataactttaaggtgattgcaggaaagttttggggagatgttagaggtaggttctttacacagagagaggtgggtgtgtggaatgcactgccggtgTGGTAGTAGagccagatacattagggacatttaagcgactgtggataggcacatagatgatagtacaatgtaaggtatgcaggttagtctaatcttagagtaggataaaaggccagcacatcaTCGAGGACcgaggggcctgtactgtgctgtacagtttctatgttctatgtttttataATCTATCTTTCCCTCTGTGTGAGCACCTGTGTACAAGAGCATTCATTGTTTATTTCCATTTTAGGATGGTAACGTGAGTAAATGTTATCTTTTCTTCTGCTGTAACCATGACCTAAAACCCCATTTGATATCTATTAGTGAAAGTCACAACACTCAAAATGTCAAGTTCCTCCTCCTGAACGCACATTGTGTTGCTGATAATTGAGAGATGAGGGAGAACAGGGAAAATTGATcccgctatctctctctctctctctgtatctctctatctAGGACAAGAGTTAGTAAAACCAAATGTTAttcttctgtgctgtgtgatGTGATGATTCATTTGACTTATTTCAAAACCAATAGTTAAAATGCAGTCTGTTGTCTTTAATGAAATTTTCCATAATTTACGTTTCAGTTCCAAAGGGCTACAATGACTGTGACTCAGTCACTATTGCGATACATTACCCCATAACAGTAATCTCTGTTAGTATAATTAATGACAATGAGAAACAGGGTTCATTTGATACAGATATTTAATGTTCTATCGGAAATTGAAAGCTTCAGAAAAATATCAACGattgaaatgtttaaataaaGGAATCAGATGACCACATCAATCAGCTGACCCACGACGGTTTGCTAAGATCCATGAGATCAACATGAAACAAATAAAATGGACATGAAATGTCATGAACATGGTTTATCAAAAGACAATGAAGTAGACAATCCACAACAAGATCATTCTTTCCAAACTTGACTTAAACTTGTGAGATAAGGTTCACATTTAGGAAATTAAAGATGACTCCTACAAGTGCCAGTCTTGTAAACAATGAACTGAGACgctgaaatgaaacaaaatagtTTGTACTGCAGAGAGCTGCTTCAGGTAGAGCAGTGGAAATGGCATTCTGACTATGGGTTGGAGAAGATTCTCTTCAGGCCTTTCAAGGAGGCAAAGGGTCCACTGATTAAAGAGAGAATCTCTGGGCACCAAGAGCTCAAAGAACAactccttggataagcacatggatgatgatgggattgtgtagggggatgagctgagaataattcacaggttggcgcagcaTTGGGCTCGTtctgtattgttcgatgttctatgttctacgttcgaACTTGAATATTTGTTGCAGCTGATAGAGGACATCAAATAAACAACCATGATCTCTGGTTAAAACTGTAATCTCCTTTTAATTTCCTGTTGTACTGGAAACTGTCTCTCATTTTTAAGTTTTACCTCTGAGCTTTATTATTTTACTTGGGGTTAGCAGGTAAAGAGGTATTTTTTAATCaaagactccctacagtgtgggagcaggccatttggcccatcgagtccataccaaccctttgaataggctgggtctgttttccctggagcattagaggctgaggggtgaccttatagaggtttataaaatcatgaggggcatggaaagggtaagcAGGCAAGggcttttctctagggtgggggcgtccagaactagaggacataggttcagggtgagaggggaaagatttaaaagaaacctacagggcaacattttcatgcagagggtggtacgtatggaatgagctgccagaggaagtggtggaggctggtacaattacaacatttaaaaggcatctggatgggtatatgaataggaagggtttaaagggatatgggccaggtgctggcatgtgggactagattcagttgggatatctggtctgcatggacagcttggactgaagggtctgtgtccatgctgtacatccctatgactctgaaTGGCACCCCACCCtgtccctgaatttcccatgactaacccaccgagcctgcacattcctgaacactatggacaatttaacatagccaatccacctaacctacacatctttggcctgtgggaggaaccccactcagattggggagaatgtgtaaactccacacagacagtcgcccgagggtggaatcaaacccaggaccccggtgctgtgaagcagcagtgctaaccactgagccaccgtgccgccccattccTTTCATTTAAGAAAACCTTGCAATTATCTCTTCATTCCTTCTGATAAGCTCGTGAACTATATTTAATTCAAAAGAGGTGTAGACTTGTGCTCAAAAAGAATCTtaggtaaacaggcaggaggctggaagaacccagcaagcccggcagcatcaggaggtggagaagtcggcttttcgggtgtaaccctccttcaggatCCTTAAGCATTTTTTGTCGTCAATGGGAAGTTGAAAAGAGTACAGTCCATTCACCAGCCCagtaggttcaagaacagcttcttcccagctgctattagactgatgaatggactctctcacCTCAAACAATGGGGACCTTCCCAACATCACTCTTGCCCAGTGTATACCCCCCTGTACGATGTAACTTGTATGCCCCTGTCTAAGCTGTTTTGATCTGTGCATCCTTGCTAAATGTGATCCGCCtctactgctcgtaaacaaagctttttatTGCACTTCGGCACACgtgaaaataaataattcaaatcaaatcacagCCCTCCTCAACGGGTCTTAGTAAAAATATTACTCATAtcgaaagagaaaatgctggaaactctcagcaggtctggcagcatctgtaaggagagaaaagagctgacgtttcgagtctaactgagcCCTTTGTCAAAGCGTTTATTACTCATAAAAAATAGATGGATCCTACTGAGTTTTTTGTTTCTTCCTTCCTGCAACATTACAAAACCTCTTCAAGATTAAAACCAACAGGACTGCGGCACCTATGGGTATGGATAGGAAAAAGGCAGCAACGTCCACACAGTAGTAAGCATACCAGGGGAGGCGATAGCATTCAGACCGTAAGTAAGCTGCACCTCTGTGCCGTGCAACATGCTCAATCCAGAAAACAGCTCTCTGCATCGGGGACTGCGGCTGGTCCCTGTGCAGAGCTGACAGCCTCTGCATGCTAACCCTGTACGAGGGGTTGTTTATGACTTCAGTGAGAGCTCTCAGTAGATCTCCGGACTGCATGGTCGCAGCGTCGACCATTTTGGCCGCCCCTCTGACTTTAAGCCTGAGCAAGTTGTCGAACTGATCGTAAAACAATGGCAGGCCGACAACTGGAACCCCGTGGTAGATCGCCTCATAGATCCCATTGGTCCCACCATGAGCCACAAAGACTCGTGTCTTAGGGTGCCCCAGCAGGTCATTCTGAGGGATCCACTTCGCTAGCAGTGTGTTGTTGGCAACGTTGGGAGGGACTTCCCCGTTATGTCTCcaaatcactttctgaggtacctGAGCAAAGGCTGCTGCTATCTTCATTGTGATGTCCAGAGGCAAAGAGTTGACCAGACTCCCCAGAGACATGACGATGATCCCGTGCTTTCCTGAGCTCTGAACAAACTCTTCCATCCCTGCAGGCAATGGCTTCGGTGACTTGCACTGGAAGCCTCCGATGTACACGATATTCGGCATGGTGGGCCTCGGAAATTCGAAGACAAAATCGACCCTCACCAGCCAGACGTCGGCCCGGAGGAGAACTGTCTCGATGTCCGTGTCTGGGCCTAAGTATCTCCTGCAGGCTTCGTTGTATATGGGGTGAATAAAAAACTCAGAAATGAACAGCTCAAGAAGATGCTGTAAAACATTCCGTGTTCTTTGAAGGAAGCTCATCTTGTCCGTCAAACGTGACCCAAGTAAGGGGACGTAGGAAAGAGGCGAGGGGGCAACGAGGAAATGAGATTCTCCCCTTGTGATCCATCGGACATTGTAGACTAAAGGGGCTTTTAAATAGTAGGCCAGCATTGGACCAATACCAAGAGCAGGGTCAGTAAGTATCAGGTCAAAGTTTGCTTCTTTGAGTTGTTTTGACAATTCCTCGTTTTCAAATATTCTCCGAATGAACTCTCCGGCCCAGAGGTGCCATTCACGCAGCAATGATATCATTTGACTCTGGACCTGAATAAAAGCCCATGGGGTCCAGCCCTGCCTTAGGGATGTCAATGTCCTTTTTAGAAAACACTGTATTCCACTCGAGTCGTCAAATTTGGTAGTTCCGCCCTGCAATTGGACAGTGATTGATTGATAGAGATCGGGAGCCTCTTTGATGTACCAAGCCTTTGAGGAGAAAAGCACTGTGATGTTATGACCATGGTATCTCAGCTCTTCAATGAGAATTTTCATGTTGATCCAATGGCTTCCATCCACTGGTACGACCAATATCTTCGCTCCATAGATAACTGGGAAAGAGAGGCTGATGATGGCACCAAGAACACATGAAATCAGTCGTCTGCTTCTCAATCCACAATAGTCCATTTCCATAGAAATGATAGGCAGGCCCTGTCATGGAATTTAGCAGGAACATTAGTGATCCAATATTAGATTGGCAACAAATCTGATCTACTTAGCCTGCTCacctccaaagttaaaaatcacacaacatcaggttatagtccaacaggtttatttggaagcactagctttaggaacactgctccttcatcgggtggttgtggagcataaggatgaaggagcgtcgctccgaaagctagtgcttccaaataaacctgttggactataacctggcgttgtgtgatttttaactttgtccaccccagtccaacacaggcaccgcCACATCACACCACCAATGAGTTTTGTGTAGATTCATTGAATCTCTGCAGTTCAAGTAGGGGCTGTTTGGCATATCAAATGTccaatgaccctccaaacagcatcccaacctcctcccccaccctggCTTGCAAAACCAGAGGCGCTACAGGGTAATTTCCCCAtgacctaacatgcacatcttcagactgtgggaggaaatccgagcacccagaggaaacacacacagacacaaggggaGTGTataaactccccacagacagtcacccgaggccagaatcaaacccaggtccctggtgctgtgagacagcagcgctaaccactgagccaccgtaccgcccaatTTTTGATCTATTCTGGACCATGTtaacatctctctcctctcaagCCTGTAACTCTGAGCAGAAAAGCAGCCCAATAATGTGCCACAATGATCTCAAAATCTGACTGTTTGCAGGATGTTATTTTTATCAGTGTCCTGGAGAATGTTCTGGGATAAAGCATGTTAGAACTGACAAGGGAGCTTGAATTCATTGACAGGGTCTGACTATGCAGAAGCATTGCATCTGAAATGACCATAGCATGCCAGAGTTTGACTGGAAGTCTGAGAAGGAGAAAGATTGGATACAAATCTGGCCCACTCTGAGGAAATAAGGCTTAGGCTGAACTGGTCAAATTGAGTTGAACTGTTAACAGATAAAATTCAGCAAATAACAGGAAGATATGAAAGAAGTATTCACACGATACAAGACCTGGAAGGGAACACTTTTAATTCTATAGTATCTTTACAACCTTCGAACATCCAAAGTGTTGAATAGCCAATGAACTACATTTGAAGTGCAAGtagaaaaagcagaaaatgcaaatGCCCAGTCAAACAGCTATGCTGACTGACTCTGAAGGAAGACAGTTTGAGCTGAAGGAAGTGACTCAGACAAAGGTCAAAAAGAGGTTATTCAAATTACTGGGAGCAAAAATAACGAAGgagacagaaaagaaaatatCAAAAGCTGCAACAAAAATAAACACTTATGGTTAATATACATAAAGTATAACAACATACAAACTAATTTCATACAACTTTATAATAGTATTAAGAGTAAGAGACAGTCCAAAGAGTGATGTAGGCCTACCAATGATAGAAACAAGGTCTCACCGTGATTAAAAGCAAAGTATTTGCACATGTACCAAAGGAGCACTTGGTATTCATTTTTAGATATAGATTAAAATGCTTGTGCTCAAAGGGAAATTAAAACTAGATTAAGGAAATCAGCCTTTTGAATTTGATATAAGCCAATTTAATGGTGATGAAGGAAGCATTGGGATTTAGATAAATTACAGTTTTTAGTTTCTACTGCAAAGTATTAACAAGAGGTACGAAAGAAAATTGTGGAAATGTTCATTTGCATCACTTAAAGCTTGTTTGTTTTGGGAACtgtgcttcatcaataacctaaaagtggcctcactaacatcctggaTAATCtcaatgtgacatcccaacttctatactcctaaacttcaatgatctgagcaatgaaggcaggtgCGCtgagtgccttcttaaccaccctgtctatctgtgatgcaacaTTCGAAGAACCATGTACCTAAACCCTGATGTGTCTCTGTTtgtcaacactccccagggccctaccattaatgatggagtcctgcccttgtttcttTAACCAGAATgcaaaaacttgcatttgttcAAATTAAACACCAGCTgcaattcctcagcccattggcccaattgatcaagatccctttgtaatctttgataaccttcctcattatcGACTATACCactaaatttggtgtcatctgccaacttattaaccatgtctccgaaattctcatccaaatcatttacataagtttctgtgctgtgtcgctctatgactctgtatcctAGAAAGATCTGTGTGAATTCTATTTACATACCAATGGATGGAAGCAACACTACAATTGCTGATCTCTGTTCCATCAGCTATTCTTCCTTCTCTATTACAACTTGGTTGCTACAATAGTTTAAGTTTATTGTCTCTGTACTCTATTTACTGGATGAGGTAGTTTCTCATAATGGGAATGAATAGCCCTCAGTTACCATTCCCTGTCACATTCACTATTTCAAAACCTCCAACCACCTTTCTGCATTCTCTAGATAACCATTCCCTCTCACTCAGGGTTATTGCTCTCCAGCCAAACTCCTACAACTGACTTAACCTGTTATCACTTCCTCAATCAATATGCCTGTCGTCACCAATTCACATAATACCCTGGGCCCACTATTTTTTCCTGACACTCATCATACTTTAGATACCATGAGCACCATGACCCCTCACCCACTTCCCTCCCTCATCTATCGCCATGTCCCATCATTTTTCCACCATTATCCTTCCCCTGTCACACATCATTGCAGCCAATCACGACTATTTAAAaaacaacatttggataggtacatggatgggaagggtttggagggatatggaggcaattgaaactagctgagtgggcaccatggtcagcattgaccagtttgggctgaagggcctgtttccatgctgtattattctatgactTTAAACACTCAGTCACAATACTCGCAGTCATCTTTCACCAATTATCAATTCCAAGACTCAATTTCTTAAGTGAATGCATGTTGGCAGCAACAGCATACTTTTGCAATTACATCGATGATGTGAATTCCTGTGTTTTTAATCCATTTTGCGACAAAGGTGCTCACCATTTTCTACCATTGTGACCTGATAACTAAGCTAATGTTTAACATGAGATCGGGAATGCTGACAAATGATATGACAACTCAGATGGGTTTAAAAGCTTTCTGAATTGTTCAGGTGTGTGACAGACTAGGAGCCATATCTTCTGGATTCCACATCCAATAACTTGTGAGAAAAACAAAGTGTGCGGTTTCGATTCGACTGAACTACCTAATTTTCCTGCTTCTGGGATACCACCCAGATCTCAACACCTTCCACAAGGGTAACTGAGAGCACACAACTGAAAGTTAAAATACTCCATCACAAGGGACCCATGTTTCTGAGGCAAACGACTTTTATAAACAGTGGGCAGACCCATGTGACTGGATGTCATGTGATCAACATCATGTGACATAACCAGACCTCCAGGAATATATTCTTACTCAAGCTACAACCTTACCTGGCTCTTGAGTTATCACGGTTCCATTCACTTAATAGGTCATTCTGTTTTTTGACTTGAAagtgatttctttttcaaaatttattcacatgccccagagggcagtatagagtcaaccacatcgctgtgggtctggagtcatatgtaggcctagaccaggtaaggatggcagtttctttctctaaaggacattagtgacccagctGGGTTtgtcctgacaatcaacaatggagttaaggtcatcattagactcttaatcccagatagagtcatagaagcatagagatgtacagcatggaagcagaccctttggtccaacccgtccatgccgaccagataccccaacccaatctagtcccacctgccagcacccagcccatatccctccaaacccttcctattcatatacccatccaaatgcctcttaaatgttacaattgtaccagcctccaccacttcctctggcagctcattccatacacgtaccaccctctgcatgaaaaagttgccccgaggtctcttttatatctttcccctctcaccctaaaactatgccctctagttctgtactcccgaccccagggaaaagactttgattatttaccctatccatgcccctcataattttgtaaacctctataaggtcaccctttagcctccgaNNNNNNNNNNNNNNNNNNNNNNNNNNNNNNNNNNNNNNNNNNNNNNNNNNNNNNNNNNNNNNNNNNNNNNNNNNNNNNNNNNNNNNNNNNNNNNNNNNNNNNNNNNNNNNNNNNNNNNNNNNNNNNNNNNNNNNNNNNNNNNNNNNNNNNNNNNNNNNNNNNNNNNNNNNNNNNNNNNNNNNNNNNNNNNNNNNNNNNNNNNNNNNNNNNNNNNNNNNNNNNNNNNNNNNNNNNNNNNNNNNNNNNNNNNNNNNNNNNNNNNNNNNNNNNNNNNNNNNNNNNNNNNNNNNNNNNNNNNNNNNNNNNNNNNNNNNNNNNNNNNNNNNNNNNNNNNNNNNNNNNNNNNNNNNNNNNNNNNNNNNNNNNNNNNNNNNNNNNNNNNNNNNNNNNNNNNNNNNNNNNNNNNNNNNNNNNNNNNNNNNNNNNNNNNNNNNNNNNNNNNNNNNNNNNNNNNNNNNNNNNNNNNNNNNNNNNNNNNNNNNNNNNNNNNNNNNNNNNNNNNNNNNNNNNNNNNNNNNNNNNNNNNNNNNNNNNNNNNNNNNNNNNNNNNNNNNNNNNNNNNNNNNNNNNNNNNNNNNNNNNNNNNNNNNNNNNNNNNNNNNNNNNNNNNNNNNNNNNNNNNNNNNNNNNNNNNNNNNNNNNNNNNNNNNNNNNNNNNNNNNNNNNNNNNNNNNNNNNNNNNNNNNNNNNNNNNNNNNNNNNNNNNNNNNNNNNNNNNNNNNNNNNNNNNNNNNNNNNNNNNNNNNNNNNNNNNNNNNNNNNNNNNNNNNNNNNNNNNNNNNNNNNNNNNNtgggacccagggagatagtgaggaaagagatcaatctgagactggtacagttgagaacagaagtgagtcaaacagtcagggcaggcagggacaaggtaggactaataaataaaactgcatttatttcaatgcacggggcctaacagggaaggcagatgaactcagggcatggctgggaacatgggactgggatctcatagcaattacagaaatgtggctcggggatgggcaggactggcagcttaatgttccagggtacaaatgctacaggaaggatagaaagggaggcaagagaggagggggagtggcatttttgataagggatagcattacagctgtgctgagggaggatattcccagaaatacatccagggaagttatttgtgtggaactgagaaataagaaaaggatgatcaccttattgggattgtattatagaccccccaatagtcagagggaaattgagaaacaaacttggaaggagatctcagctatctgtaagaataatagggtggttatggtaggggattttaactttccaaacatcgactgggactgccagagtgttatggatttagatggagaggaatttcttaagtgtgtacaagacaattttctgattcaatatgtggatgtacttactagagaaggtgcaaaacttgacctactcttgggaaataaggccggGCAGGTGCCTGTGGTgtcggtgggggagcactttggggccagcgaccataattctatttgtttaaaatagtgacggaaaaggatagaccagatctaaaagcctcccctagcttatctctccacgcttcaggctctctgcctttattcctgatgaagggcttttgcccaaaaagtcgatttcactgctcgttggatgctgcctgaattgctgtgctcttccagcaccactgatccagaatctggtttccagcatctgcagtcattatttttacctcagatctaaaagttgaaattctaaattggagaaaggccaattttgtcggtattaggcaagaacgtttgaAAGCTgaatgga includes the following:
- the LOC122556861 gene encoding UDP-glucuronosyltransferase 2C1-like encodes the protein MDYCGLRSRRLISCVLGAIISLSFPVIYGAKILVVPVDGSHWINMKILIEELRYHGHNITVLFSSKAWYIKEAPDLYQSITVQLQGGTTKFDDSSGIQCFLKRTLTSLRQGWTPWAFIQVQSQMISLLREWHLWAGEFIRRIFENEELSKQLKEANFDLILTDPALGIGPMLAYYLKAPLVYNVRWITRGESHFLVAPSPLSYVPLLGSRLTDKMSFLQRTRNVLQHLLELFISEFFIHPIYNEACRRYLGPDTDIETVLLRADVWLVRVDFVFEFPRPTMPNIVYIGGFQCKSPKPLPAGMEEFVQSSGKHGIIVMSLGSLVNSLPLDITMKIAAAFAQVPQKVIWRHNGEVPPNVANNTLLAKWIPQNDLLGHPKTRVFVAHGGTNGIYEAIYHGVPVVGLPLFYDQFDNLLRLKVRGAAKMVDAATMQSGDLLRALTEVINNPSYRVSMQRLSALHRDQPQSPMQRAVFWIEHVARHRGAAYLRSECYRLPWYAYYCVDVAAFFLSIPIGAAVLLVLILKRFCNVAGRKKQKTQ